A section of the Candidatus Cloacimonadota bacterium genome encodes:
- a CDS encoding isoprenyl transferase, with the protein MEKYKELLALVNQDKLPEHIGIIMDGNGRWARRHNTTRLNGHKHGANAVREVVESSVEIGLHYLTIYAFSTENWRRPKTEVHGLLKLIMDTLLKEIDELAKNNIVVRFIGSKKGLDEKYYHKITRTCKKSWDNTGLNLNVAMNYGGRQELVEMAQKMLKDHQKGLLKEEEIDDKLLRKYLYTGDMPDPDLLIRTSGELRLSNFLIWQSAYAELWFTETLWPDFNRVEFIKAILDYQKRKRRFGASE; encoded by the coding sequence ATGGAAAAATACAAAGAGTTGTTGGCTTTAGTGAATCAAGATAAACTACCAGAGCATATCGGGATTATAATGGACGGCAATGGGAGATGGGCTAGACGTCATAACACTACTCGCTTGAATGGTCACAAACATGGGGCAAATGCAGTCCGAGAAGTGGTAGAATCTAGTGTAGAGATTGGGTTGCATTATCTGACTATTTATGCCTTCTCAACAGAGAACTGGCGACGTCCCAAAACGGAAGTGCATGGATTACTGAAACTGATTATGGATACACTTCTAAAAGAGATAGATGAACTAGCAAAAAACAATATTGTAGTCCGTTTTATCGGGAGTAAGAAGGGATTGGATGAAAAGTATTACCACAAGATAACTAGAACCTGTAAAAAGAGTTGGGATAATACAGGTTTAAATCTTAATGTAGCAATGAACTACGGTGGCAGGCAAGAGTTAGTAGAGATGGCTCAGAAGATGCTCAAAGATCATCAAAAAGGTCTTCTCAAAGAGGAAGAGATAGATGATAAACTGCTGCGGAAATATCTCTATACCGGTGATATGCCCGATCCCGATCTATTGATAAGAACTAGTGGTGAGCTACGGCTTTCCAACTTTCTCATTTGGCAATCTGCCTATGCTGAGTTATGGTTCACTGAAACACTTTGGCCTGATTTTAACCGAGTAGAATTCATTAAGGCAATATTAGATTATCAGAAAAGAAAAAGAAGATTTGGAGCGTCAGAATAA
- the prfB gene encoding peptide chain release factor 2 (programmed frameshift) — protein sequence MDSQELIREIESLVEKLQEIRGIFDIKGISHNISQLEIKTNEPGFWSDQKAAKTITKELTLLREKIEKDNELQKIISDLETYQLLIEEEDNEEFLNEAISKYKEYKNISKKIEIEFILNEPDDSNDAILTIHPGAGGTESQDWAEMLMRMYRRWADNKGFKVSIDDLLPGEEAGIKSVTMEISGSYVYGFLKCESGVHRLVRISPFNAQGKRQTSFASIFVYPIVEDEIEVEISPNDLKIDTYRASGAGGQHVNTTDSAVRITHLPTGIIVQCQKERSQIKNRETAMRLLRSRLYKYYEEIQDQEKEAVEKQKTDIGWGNQIRSYVFHPYQMVKDHRTDYETGNLSAVMEGDLDGFIYEFLKNKALERK from the exons ATGGATTCACAAGAGTTAATTAGAGAAATTGAGAGTTTAGTAGAGAAATTACAGGAAATTCGG GGTATCTTTGATATAAAGGGAATATCTCACAATATTTCTCAATTAGAAATAAAAACCAATGAACCCGGATTCTGGTCAGATCAAAAAGCTGCAAAAACCATTACTAAGGAGTTAACCCTTCTACGTGAGAAGATAGAAAAAGATAATGAATTACAGAAAATCATCAGTGATCTGGAAACCTATCAACTACTTATAGAAGAAGAAGATAACGAGGAATTTCTTAACGAAGCAATATCTAAGTATAAAGAGTACAAAAATATAAGCAAGAAAATAGAAATTGAATTTATTTTGAATGAGCCAGATGATAGCAATGATGCTATCTTGACAATTCATCCCGGAGCTGGTGGCACAGAATCTCAAGATTGGGCAGAGATGTTGATGAGAATGTATCGTCGTTGGGCAGACAATAAAGGTTTCAAGGTTTCTATAGATGATCTGCTTCCCGGAGAAGAGGCAGGGATAAAGAGTGTAACAATGGAGATCAGTGGATCTTATGTTTATGGTTTTTTAAAGTGTGAGTCTGGAGTTCATAGATTAGTTCGTATTTCACCTTTTAATGCACAGGGAAAACGACAGACCTCCTTTGCTTCAATATTTGTTTATCCCATTGTTGAAGATGAGATAGAGGTAGAGATTAGCCCTAACGACTTAAAGATTGATACCTACAGGGCTAGTGGGGCAGGAGGTCAGCATGTTAATACTACTGACTCTGCTGTCAGAATAACACACTTACCGACCGGGATCATTGTACAATGCCAAAAAGAGAGATCTCAGATTAAAAATCGTGAGACAGCAATGAGATTACTTCGCTCTCGGCTTTATAAATATTACGAAGAGATTCAAGATCAGGAAAAGGAAGCAGTAGAAAAGCAAAAAACAGATATCGGATGGGGAAATCAGATCCGTTCATATGTTTTTCATCCGTATCAGATGGTTAAAGATCATCGTACTGATTATGAAACAGGAAATTTGAGTGCAGTAATGGAGGGTGATCTAGACGGTTTTATTTATGAGTTTCTCAAGAATAAAGCACTTGAAAGAAAGTAA
- a CDS encoding HD domain-containing protein, which yields MIKRQELKKIYEESHKIAEEHLSPYACRNREAYRLREETRTRLRTDFVLDRDRILYSGSYRRYQGKTQVFSFSNMFDEEMTNRSLHTTYVSQISRTIGKLLRLNEDLIEAIALGHDLGHPPFGHDGEKALNDCCLKYGIGEFHHNIESLHIVDYIARRGNGLNLTFQVRDGILSHDGEVHNTRLYPKRTKKEQDLQNYIQVVNRGNKVENWMPANLEGCVVRITDTVAYIGQDIEDAIRFNILKREELPEDCAKYLGNRNSDIVDTLIKSVVQNSYEKDYVSFDEETSHYLEKLKKFNYERIYHNDNVKAYNDMIERSMALLFEKYMVDIEKENRDSKVFKHFLDNKSEEYLQHFSPPEQVRDFIATMTDRYFNEEAKDYLIPWK from the coding sequence ATGATCAAGAGACAAGAATTAAAGAAGATTTACGAAGAAAGCCATAAAATAGCAGAAGAGCATTTATCACCCTATGCTTGCAGAAATAGAGAAGCATATAGGTTAAGAGAAGAAACGCGAACAAGATTAAGGACAGATTTTGTGCTCGATAGAGACCGAATCCTCTATAGTGGCTCGTATCGACGTTATCAAGGTAAAACACAGGTCTTTTCATTTTCTAATATGTTCGATGAAGAGATGACTAACAGGAGTCTGCATACAACTTATGTTTCACAAATATCTCGTACAATCGGCAAGTTATTGAGATTAAATGAAGATCTGATCGAAGCTATTGCTTTGGGGCATGATTTAGGACACCCTCCGTTTGGGCATGATGGAGAGAAGGCATTGAACGATTGCTGCCTAAAATACGGCATAGGAGAGTTCCATCATAATATCGAAAGTCTTCACATCGTAGATTATATAGCGAGACGTGGTAACGGGCTTAATCTAACCTTTCAGGTTCGAGATGGAATTCTTTCTCATGACGGTGAAGTACATAATACGAGATTATATCCCAAAAGAACAAAAAAAGAGCAAGATCTGCAAAATTATATCCAAGTAGTAAATAGAGGAAACAAAGTAGAAAATTGGATGCCGGCTAATTTGGAGGGTTGCGTAGTAAGAATAACCGATACAGTTGCCTATATAGGGCAGGATATTGAGGATGCGATTAGATTTAATATATTGAAACGAGAAGAGTTGCCTGAAGATTGTGCTAAATATCTAGGCAATAGGAATAGTGATATTGTTGATACTTTGATAAAGAGCGTTGTTCAAAATAGTTACGAAAAAGATTATGTTTCCTTTGATGAGGAGACTTCTCACTATCTGGAAAAACTGAAGAAATTCAATTATGAGAGAATCTATCATAATGACAATGTCAAAGCGTATAATGATATGATTGAAAGATCTATGGCGCTCCTCTTTGAAAAATATATGGTTGATATTGAGAAGGAGAACAGGGATTCAAAGGTATTCAAACATTTTTTAGACAACAAAAGTGAAGAGTATTTACAGCATTTCTCGCCTCCAGAACAAGTGAGAGATTTTATAGCAACAATGACCGACAGGTATTTTAACGAAGAAGCGAAGGATTATTTGATCCCTTGGAAGTAG
- the trmB gene encoding tRNA (guanosine(46)-N7)-methyltransferase TrmB: protein MKDKEEFFLCEAVRNKIRFEEIFHNDRPVHIEIGCGRGEFIVEIALLEPDRNFLGLELKHKRIVTMLKKLDMEKHSNVRLMKVKVDEEFLKMIESGSVERIYIFHPDPWPKRKHFKNRLIQNGFLVSLFKILQDEGEVLVTTDHEEYMKWIVKHFRDNDRFTSFYPEGFSREPFDGHIETHFEQKLKKKGYPPYYMRFIKR, encoded by the coding sequence ATGAAAGATAAAGAAGAATTCTTCCTGTGTGAAGCAGTAAGGAATAAAATTAGGTTTGAGGAGATTTTTCATAATGATCGACCCGTGCACATTGAGATAGGATGTGGGCGAGGAGAGTTCATTGTCGAAATAGCTCTTTTAGAACCTGATAGAAATTTCCTAGGTCTAGAACTGAAGCATAAAAGAATTGTTACAATGCTAAAAAAGTTAGATATGGAAAAACATTCTAATGTTAGATTGATGAAAGTGAAAGTTGATGAAGAGTTTCTAAAAATGATAGAATCCGGATCTGTTGAGAGGATTTATATCTTTCATCCTGATCCATGGCCGAAAAGGAAACATTTTAAAAACCGTCTCATTCAAAATGGATTTTTGGTGAGTCTGTTTAAGATATTACAGGATGAGGGAGAGGTCCTTGTAACTACGGATCATGAGGAATATATGAAATGGATAGTCAAACACTTCAGGGATAATGACCGATTTACGTCTTTTTATCCGGAAGGATTTAGTAGAGAACCGTTTGATGGCCATATTGAGACTCATTTTGAACAAAAACTAAAGAAAAAGGGCTATCCTCCATACTATATGCGATTTATCAAGAGGTAA
- a CDS encoding tyrosine-type recombinase/integrase — MKDKIDLYRQYLKSTGASEHTVRAYVSDIEQFFGYVSKYFEGEVVIPEVITKLMMRDYLRELSVTKRCNKTLSRKMTAINNFFIFAVRQGILTHNPLTGMSMPKTESYIPTYFTEKEMETLLNIPDTTSKFGKRNRAIMELMYSSGLRISEIAGCQRKDIDLKKGMIRVLGKGNKIRLVPIGKIAKEHLEEYEKIRYKFLSKYSDESLFLSKSGKPLHPDEIRAILDRYIRLVARTKGYTPHTIRHSFATHLLSRGADLRAIQEMLGHSNLSTTEKYTHISHTDLLKIYKQAHPRSKD; from the coding sequence ATGAAAGATAAGATAGATCTTTACAGGCAATATCTGAAATCTACGGGTGCATCAGAGCATACTGTAAGAGCATATGTCAGTGATATAGAGCAGTTTTTTGGTTATGTATCTAAGTACTTTGAAGGTGAAGTAGTCATACCTGAAGTGATAACAAAGTTAATGATGCGTGACTATCTGAGGGAATTGAGTGTTACTAAACGCTGTAATAAAACCCTTTCGCGTAAAATGACAGCAATTAATAATTTCTTTATTTTTGCTGTAAGACAAGGTATTTTAACACATAATCCGCTGACAGGGATGTCAATGCCTAAGACAGAATCTTATATTCCTACATATTTTACCGAAAAGGAGATGGAAACTCTCTTAAATATACCTGACACTACAAGTAAATTTGGGAAAAGGAATAGAGCTATAATGGAATTGATGTATTCCAGCGGATTACGTATCTCAGAAATAGCCGGTTGCCAGCGAAAAGATATTGATCTGAAAAAAGGTATGATAAGGGTCTTGGGGAAAGGGAATAAAATAAGGTTAGTACCGATTGGCAAAATAGCTAAGGAACATTTGGAAGAATATGAAAAGATAAGGTATAAGTTTTTATCCAAATATAGTGATGAATCCTTGTTTCTCTCTAAAAGCGGGAAACCTCTACATCCAGATGAAATTAGAGCTATTTTGGATAGATATATTAGATTAGTAGCTCGTACAAAGGGATATACTCCTCACACAATAAGACATTCCTTTGCAACGCATTTGCTTTCCAGAGGTGCTGACCTAAGAGCCATCCAAGAGATGCTCGGGCATAGTAACCTTTCAACGACAGAGAAATATACCCATATTTCTCATACAGATCTATTGAAAATCTATAAACAGGCGCATCCGAGGAGTAAAGATTAA
- a CDS encoding BREX system Lon protease-like protein BrxL, which translates to MLSFEFKASEYYPDLITNKAIFQQTAFTEREIPRFVAESIIADFMKEGTELTDIIRDQINGFIENHVPHKSQRGELKQKFLSFEVVNLLDNYSVAVNNNNDEKYLRIPFLNLNYAGVIAKIVQDNENLLKQGVWGIGELFYVPSPDKSGEGQVWMLNFQPYKTKPVDLIAFIEYRKFFNITEWIDLLISSMGINPVDNEEQQKLILLSRLIPLLEPSINLIELSSTKDRSLKMDRFSHYASVTQGPRISHETLFYNPKIFVSGLLKRYDTIMIDNTKHIKDDDSGKLLTKLITYLKIGKFFDGSSETTANTNLVLSTDISLDEHNIPVNYDMSCFQELPPFLQKTELIELFDGVIQDWHLPTPIHDTPSEYIGLKGYIFAELLHELRRHKYYSNCVKQNIRLNGSEDMKDQKAILKMATAYYKLLFPHQQLTLAEFNHYCLQPAIELRQTLRDELHKLNKCVPKVTLAIK; encoded by the coding sequence ATGTTATCATTCGAATTTAAAGCAAGTGAATATTATCCTGACCTGATTACTAACAAGGCAATCTTTCAGCAAACAGCTTTTACGGAAAGAGAGATACCCCGTTTTGTTGCCGAATCGATTATTGCAGATTTCATGAAGGAAGGCACAGAACTAACAGATATTATTCGGGATCAAATAAACGGTTTTATTGAGAATCATGTACCCCACAAGTCACAAAGAGGTGAACTCAAACAAAAATTTCTTAGTTTTGAAGTAGTAAACCTATTAGATAATTATTCTGTTGCAGTAAACAATAATAATGACGAAAAGTACCTACGGATACCATTTTTAAACCTCAATTATGCCGGAGTGATAGCAAAGATTGTTCAAGACAATGAAAATCTTCTCAAACAAGGGGTCTGGGGAATTGGTGAACTTTTTTATGTTCCTTCACCAGACAAATCGGGCGAAGGACAAGTCTGGATGCTTAACTTTCAACCATACAAAACAAAACCAGTAGATCTAATTGCCTTTATTGAGTATCGTAAATTTTTCAATATCACTGAATGGATAGATTTACTTATTTCTTCAATGGGGATAAATCCCGTTGATAATGAAGAACAACAAAAGTTAATACTGCTATCAAGACTAATCCCTTTATTAGAACCAAGTATCAATTTAATTGAGTTGTCATCAACAAAAGATAGATCTTTGAAGATGGATCGGTTCTCACATTATGCAAGTGTTACTCAAGGACCCAGAATCTCGCATGAAACTCTCTTCTATAACCCAAAGATTTTTGTCTCAGGACTCTTAAAACGCTATGATACAATTATGATTGATAATACAAAACATATTAAAGATGATGATAGCGGAAAACTCCTTACTAAGTTGATTACATATCTTAAAATAGGCAAATTCTTTGACGGTAGTTCTGAGACCACTGCCAATACAAATTTAGTGTTATCAACAGACATTAGTTTAGATGAGCATAATATCCCGGTTAATTACGATATGAGCTGCTTCCAAGAACTCCCTCCATTTCTTCAGAAAACCGAGTTAATAGAACTATTCGATGGTGTTATTCAAGATTGGCATCTTCCTACTCCAATCCATGATACACCATCCGAATATATCGGTCTTAAGGGTTATATCTTTGCCGAATTACTTCACGAGCTCAGAAGACACAAGTATTACTCTAACTGTGTTAAGCAAAATATTCGGTTGAACGGATCAGAAGATATGAAAGACCAAAAAGCGATTCTCAAAATGGCTACAGCCTACTATAAACTTTTATTCCCACATCAACAACTTACACTTGCTGAATTCAACCATTACTGTTTGCAACCTGCGATAGAGTTAAGACAAACCCTCCGTGATGAACTTCATAAACTAAACAAATGCGTACCAAAGGTTACACTTGCTATAAAATAG
- a CDS encoding pyruvate carboxylase subunit B — translation MNQEEIKKFNFDKHNAVTMTDMKYKKDRPQAPNPIKIQDLTFRDGHQSIFATRGRTEDMLPVAELIDQVGFYSMEVWGGATFDTMHRFLGEDPWERIRTLKKHIKNTPFSMLLRGQNLVGYRNYADDIVEAFVQRACDNGIDIFRVFDALNDFRNFETALKIIKKNGKHFQGTICYSLTEYRMGGEIYNIDYYLQKGKQLEEMGAETVCIKDMAGLISPYDAYNLVKALKAHLNVPIHLHTHFTSGMGDLAIFKAIEAGVDLVDTCLAPYAYRTSHPAVEPIVVSLYGTSRDTGFDIELLAEIDRQLEKVTPKYRCFLDDTKMSIIDTNVILHQTPGGMLSNLVNQLRQMNALDKLDEVFEILPEVRKDLGQVPLVTPTSQIVGIQAVNNVLFDSYRGEYKNITEQVKDLCYGLYGATPAPINPEVQKRALKDYPRGEKPISVRPGDVLEPELPKVEKEVEGLAKDLDDVLIVALYPVTGKKFLKWKYGLEEIPAEVKPRTDEDCQREQELIKKALAGELVEKSKKETIQKPENLRSFNVFVDDEYFKVEVEVDQHHPVKVSANPGTIATPKTAPVVKRPAPTPAKPQAKPAQPAKDEVHADVGEDEIVAPIPGMVVEYKVQVGDTVKAGDTVVVLEAMKMYNNLTAHSDGIVKLITKNAGDNAGKDEVLCIIEKI, via the coding sequence ATGAATCAAGAGGAGATTAAGAAATTTAACTTCGATAAACATAATGCTGTTACGATGACAGATATGAAATATAAAAAGGATAGACCCCAAGCTCCAAATCCTATCAAAATACAGGATCTAACATTTAGGGATGGACATCAATCGATCTTCGCAACACGAGGTAGAACGGAAGATATGTTGCCGGTTGCAGAATTGATAGATCAGGTAGGTTTCTATTCCATGGAAGTCTGGGGAGGAGCTACTTTTGATACCATGCATCGTTTTCTGGGAGAAGATCCTTGGGAGAGGATCAGAACCCTCAAGAAACATATTAAAAATACCCCTTTCTCTATGTTACTCCGCGGTCAGAATCTTGTTGGATACCGTAATTATGCCGATGATATAGTTGAAGCTTTTGTCCAACGTGCCTGTGATAATGGTATTGATATTTTTCGTGTCTTTGATGCTCTTAATGACTTTCGAAATTTTGAGACTGCACTAAAAATAATCAAGAAGAACGGTAAACATTTTCAAGGGACGATTTGTTATTCTTTAACCGAATATAGAATGGGTGGAGAAATCTATAATATTGATTATTATCTGCAGAAAGGTAAACAATTAGAAGAAATGGGTGCAGAAACCGTCTGTATCAAAGATATGGCGGGATTGATCTCACCATATGATGCCTATAATCTTGTGAAAGCACTCAAAGCTCATTTGAACGTTCCTATTCATCTTCATACTCATTTTACTTCCGGTATGGGTGATCTGGCAATATTCAAAGCTATAGAAGCTGGTGTCGATCTTGTCGATACTTGCTTAGCACCTTATGCTTATCGAACTTCTCATCCTGCTGTTGAGCCGATTGTTGTCTCTCTATACGGTACTTCCAGAGATACAGGTTTCGATATCGAACTCTTAGCTGAGATTGACCGACAGTTAGAAAAAGTAACTCCTAAATATCGCTGTTTCCTAGATGACACGAAAATGTCGATCATTGATACAAATGTTATATTACATCAAACTCCCGGTGGTATGCTTTCCAATCTTGTCAATCAACTGCGCCAGATGAATGCTTTAGATAAGCTTGATGAAGTGTTCGAGATTCTTCCGGAGGTCAGAAAAGATCTGGGGCAGGTTCCCTTGGTAACTCCAACGAGTCAGATCGTCGGTATTCAAGCAGTCAATAACGTCCTGTTTGATTCATACCGAGGTGAATATAAGAATATCACAGAACAGGTAAAAGATCTTTGTTATGGTCTCTATGGCGCAACTCCCGCTCCAATAAATCCTGAAGTACAGAAAAGGGCACTAAAAGACTATCCACGAGGTGAAAAACCGATTTCTGTTCGTCCCGGTGATGTATTGGAACCTGAACTACCCAAAGTTGAAAAAGAGGTTGAGGGATTAGCAAAAGATCTGGATGACGTTTTGATAGTAGCACTCTATCCAGTAACAGGTAAAAAATTCCTTAAGTGGAAATACGGATTGGAAGAGATACCTGCTGAAGTCAAACCTCGTACTGATGAAGATTGCCAAAGGGAACAAGAATTGATCAAGAAAGCATTAGCAGGGGAATTAGTAGAAAAGTCAAAGAAAGAAACTATTCAAAAACCGGAAAACCTCAGAAGTTTTAATGTCTTTGTTGACGATGAATATTTTAAAGTTGAAGTAGAAGTTGATCAACATCATCCTGTTAAGGTTTCAGCCAATCCAGGCACTATAGCAACTCCTAAAACTGCTCCTGTAGTTAAGAGACCTGCTCCGACACCTGCTAAACCGCAGGCAAAACCAGCCCAACCGGCTAAAGATGAAGTTCATGCCGATGTAGGTGAAGATGAAATCGTTGCTCCTATTCCCGGAATGGTGGTTGAGTATAAAGTTCAAGTCGGAGATACAGTTAAAGCAGGAGATACAGTTGTTGTTCTGGAAGCAATGAAGATGTATAATAACCTTACTGCTCACAGTGACGGTATAGTGAAACTCATTACCAAGAATGCCGGAGATAATGCGGGTAAAGACGAAGTTCTCTGTATCATAGAAAAGATATAA
- a CDS encoding methylmalonyl-CoA carboxyltransferase encodes MSTNNEKIEQLLEREKKILEMGGADKIQAQHDKGKLSARERINLLFDEGSFREIDMFVKHRCNNFGMPKIEIPADGVITGHGLVNGRPIFAYAQDFTSRGGSLGEKHAQKIVKIMDLALKAGVPVVGMNDSGGARVEEGVDSLYGYGNIFFRNSRASGVIPQISVIMGPCAGGAVYSPAMTDFVFMVKHTSYMFITGPEVIKTVTGEDTNFEDLGGAMAHNTKSGNAHFACEDDADTIEQVKNLLSYLPSNNMEDPLMIKCSDDPHRLCPELDSLIPDNPKTGYDMKDVIHSIVDDGIFFEPHQYYATNVIIGFARLNGRVVGIVANQPLVLAGCLDIDASDKASRFVRVCDAFNIPLLTLVDVPGYLPGTHQEWGGIIRHGAKLLWCYSEATVPKLTIVTRKNYGGSYIAMSSQHLGADMVFAWPTAEIAVMGAQGAANIISSYRKEIKEAEDPAKKRQEKIQEYEEAFNNPYIAAERGYIDAVIRPSETRARIIDALEVMIYKSESLPPKKHGNLPV; translated from the coding sequence ATGAGTACTAATAATGAAAAGATTGAGCAGCTCTTAGAGAGAGAAAAAAAGATTTTGGAAATGGGTGGTGCTGATAAAATTCAAGCACAGCATGATAAAGGAAAGCTTTCAGCCCGAGAAAGAATTAATCTACTATTTGATGAAGGGTCTTTTCGTGAAATAGATATGTTTGTCAAGCATCGCTGCAATAATTTTGGTATGCCAAAGATAGAAATCCCGGCTGACGGAGTGATCACTGGGCATGGTTTAGTGAATGGCAGACCGATCTTTGCTTATGCGCAGGATTTTACGTCCCGTGGTGGTTCTTTGGGAGAAAAGCATGCTCAGAAGATAGTCAAGATAATGGATTTAGCTCTCAAAGCGGGAGTTCCTGTTGTTGGTATGAATGACTCCGGTGGTGCCAGAGTAGAGGAGGGAGTGGATTCTCTGTATGGCTATGGTAATATCTTTTTCCGTAATTCCAGAGCATCGGGTGTTATTCCTCAAATATCAGTGATTATGGGACCTTGTGCCGGTGGTGCTGTCTATTCACCAGCCATGACCGATTTTGTCTTTATGGTAAAACATACCAGCTATATGTTCATTACTGGTCCTGAAGTTATTAAAACGGTAACAGGCGAAGATACGAACTTCGAGGATTTAGGTGGAGCAATGGCGCATAACACTAAAAGTGGAAACGCCCATTTTGCTTGTGAGGATGATGCTGACACAATAGAGCAGGTAAAAAATCTTTTAAGCTATCTCCCCAGCAATAACATGGAAGATCCTCTAATGATAAAGTGCAGTGACGATCCTCATCGCTTGTGTCCGGAATTAGATTCTCTTATACCGGATAACCCCAAAACCGGTTATGATATGAAGGATGTTATCCATTCTATCGTGGATGACGGTATCTTTTTTGAACCACATCAGTATTATGCAACTAATGTAATCATTGGTTTTGCCCGTTTGAATGGCAGAGTGGTCGGTATTGTAGCTAATCAACCGCTTGTATTAGCTGGTTGTCTCGATATTGACGCTTCTGATAAGGCATCTCGTTTTGTAAGAGTTTGTGATGCTTTCAATATACCACTACTAACCCTGGTCGATGTTCCCGGATACCTTCCCGGAACACATCAGGAATGGGGTGGTATAATCAGACATGGAGCTAAATTACTCTGGTGTTATTCAGAAGCAACAGTACCCAAACTGACGATAGTAACCCGCAAGAATTATGGTGGTTCTTATATTGCTATGAGTTCTCAACATCTGGGAGCTGATATGGTCTTTGCTTGGCCTACTGCGGAAATAGCTGTTATGGGAGCACAGGGTGCGGCGAATATTATATCCAGCTATCGTAAAGAGATCAAAGAGGCAGAAGATCCCGCTAAAAAGCGTCAGGAAAAGATCCAAGAATATGAGGAAGCGTTTAATAATCCATATATAGCTGCCGAAAGAGGATACATAGATGCAGTCATTCGTCCTTCCGAAACCAGAGCACGCATAATAGATGCCTTGGAAGTTATGATATATAAAAGCGAGTCACTGCCACCTAAGAAGCACGGCAATTTACCCGTATAG
- a CDS encoding beta-lactamase family protein has product MPRGRPRKTTTEFDESKAVRLTFRLDEDTVAMFKTVAAIKRLKLEELGKEAIDDLIKKYVPLLQNLQSKIG; this is encoded by the coding sequence ATGCCACGAGGAAGACCAAGAAAAACAACTACCGAGTTTGATGAATCAAAAGCAGTTCGCTTGACATTCAGACTCGATGAAGACACAGTAGCTATGTTCAAGACAGTTGCTGCTATTAAGAGATTAAAATTAGAAGAATTAGGGAAAGAAGCAATTGACGACTTGATTAAGAAGTATGTCCCTCTTCTCCAGAATCTCCAGTCTAAAATAGGCTAA